The Aeoliella mucimassa genome includes the window CTTCCACCGGCCCGGCAACGACCGTGCGGCCAGTCGCGTTGGCGGCAAACTGATTGAGCAGCGTGCTTTGACTTCCCCCGCCGACGATGTGCAGTTGGCGAATCGTGCGGCCAGTCAGTTCTTCGAGGATGCCGAGCGACTTACCGTAGAGCAGCGACAGGCTTTCGAGAATGCAGCGAGTGAACTGGCCCGGCGTTTCGGGAACCGGCTGCGAGGTGCTGTGGCAATAATCGACGATGGCCGCAGGCATGTCTGGTGGTTGCAGGAACCGGTTGTCATTGGGATTCACCAGCGACCGAAATGGCTCGCTCGCTTCGGCCATCTGGTTGAGTTCCGCGTAGTCGTGGCACACTCCATCGCGTTCCCACGATCGGCGGCACTCCTGCAACAACCACAGTCCAATGATGTTTTTCAGAAAGCGGGTGGTTCCGCCAAAGCCGGCTTCGTTGGTGAAGTTCTCGGTGCGAGCTTTCTCGGAGATGAGTGGCTCGGGCAGTTCGACACCAATCAGCGACCAGGTGCCCGAACTCAAATAGGCCCACTCTTCGCCTTCGCCCGGTACCGCCGCAACTGCTGCACCGGTGTCGTGCGAGCAGGTGGCGATCACCTGCGCGGCAGCCAGCTTGGTCTCCGCTTGCACTTCTTCGGTCAGTGAACCCAGTACGGTGCCCGACGCCACGATCTCGGGAAACGCATCGCGGGGCAGCCCACACGCTTCGATAAGTTTGTCCGACCAGTTGCCAGCAACGGGGTTATACAACTGCGTGGTGCTGGCCAAGCTGACTTCGCACTTGGCAACACCGCTGAACAGGTAGTTCAGGTAGTCGGCAATCGTAAGAAATCGATCGGCCAGCTTGATTAGCTCAGGGCATTGCTCCACGTCGGCCAGCATCTGGTACATGGTATTGAGCTGCATGAACTGGATGCCGGTCTCGCCGAAGATCGTCTCGCGGCCAATGTTCTCAAGTGCGTTTTGATAGGGAGCCGTGGTTCGCGGGTCGCGATAGTGATGCGGAACGCCTAGCATCGGCTGCCCGGCACCCATCCATACGTAATCGACTCCCCACGAGTCGACACTCAAGCCGGCGGCGGAGATACCGCGCTGGGCGAGGATGCGCAACCCCTCTTTCAGGTGTTCGAAGATGCCGAGCACGTTCCAGCGCATCGAGTTGGCAACCCGAATCGCATGGTTGGGAAAGCGATGGACTTCCTCGAGCGTGAGTTTTCCATCGGCCAGCCTGCCGAGCATCACCCGCCCACTTTCGGCACCTAGATCGCAAGCTATGTAATGTTTAGTCATGATCGAAAAGCCGTGAGGGCGCAGCAAGCGGCCCTCGGTCGAGGATAAGTTTAGATTTTCACCTGATCGGCGTCGACTTTTATATTGCGGCCCATCCAAAGCGGAGTGGCAACAAACCAAGCTACTGTGCCGATGAGTGCTGTTAACTGCACTGCATTAAGAGGCATGACGCCCCCCATGTAAAGCAGTGCCGGAAGAATCGTGGCAATTAATGCCAGATACGAGATGGGTTTCAGCAAAGTTTGCATCGCGAATCCCCCTGTTATTTAGAGGCCAGTTGATCGTAGCTAGGAACCGGCCGTTGCATGAATTTGGAGAGTACCAAGTACAGCACGCCGCAGACCAGCCAGCAGGGAATTACCAGGTAAGCAGCAAAAATGCGTTTCTCCTCGACTGGATTGAAAATCAAATACAACCCTACCGCTACCGGCAGCACCCAGGCAATCAGCACTGCAGCGTTGAACGAACTCTTGCTGTGCATGGCGTATTCGTCGGTAAGGCCGAACTTTCGCATCAGATAGTAGTCGACAACAATCACGGCTCCCATGGTGCCAAGCACGGTACCGTAGGTTCCGACAAACCCAAGTAGTTGTTGCGACAGATTCGGGAACGCAGCCGCGGCGGTCGCAACTGCTCCGGCGACCAGGGTCATTGCCACCCGCGAACTTTTGGGGAAGATGCCTTGGAAGGCGAGTCCCGCGCGGTAGATCGTCGGGTTGGCTGTGGTCCACCCCGCAATGATCACGCAGAGAATGCCAGTCCAACCGAGGGCCTGGAAGGCCAGCATGCCCGGGTCGGCGATCACGGACTTGCCATCGCTGGAGATCAGTGCATTGGATGTGCCGCTCTGTTGAGCGACCTTAATCGCGGCTCCCATCATGAAGGCCGCAGCGATCCAGGCCATGTAGTGACCGAGGAACATGCCGATCGACGGAGCCCAGCCCGACGACTTGTCGCGAGCAAAGCGGAAGATCGTGAGGTCGGCCATGCCGAAATGCATCGCACCGTTGCACAGCCAGGCGAAGACCACGATTTGCCAAAAAGAGAATGACTTCTCACCTTCGACCGATTGCACGAACTGAATGCCGTTGGTCCAGGCTTCGGAGAGCGATGCGTAGTTGCTGACTTCCATGCGTCCCATTGAGACGATCCCGCACGCGGCGAAGATCGCAATCATCCACGGTGCAGAAATGTTCGCCACGCGAGCGACCATCTCATAGCCAGCAGCAGCAATCACCGCCATCACTGCACCAACGGCGATCACGAGTAGCGTAAACTCTGGTTTGCCGAGGGCGAGTAGATTACTAGGGACGGAAAAGTCGATTTTTAACGGAACACCAACCGCGGTTGCCGAAACGGTAACCATGGCTCCTGCAAGAAAGCAGAAGAGAACCCCATTCACGACGTTGTAGAGCTTGACCATCGAACCGCCGCCGATGCGTTCGAGTTGGTAATAGAGCGTCATGCGTTTCGACATGGCGATCGGAGTTACCAAGAAACGCCAGGTAAGCACCGCCAGGATGTTGCCAATCAGCAGACCGAGGATCAGGTCCTGCAAGCTGGCGCCCGCAGCGAGAAACAACGGCCCAATGGCAAACTCGGTGCCTGCGGCGTGCTCGCCAGCGTACATGCCCCAAAACTTTCCGGGTCCCATCAAGGCATGATCGGGTACCGGTTCGCGCTCGTATTCACCCTTTGAGGTGCTATTGTCATCTGCCATGAGGGTCCGCCCAAACAACGAATGAGTAGAAAAGGTTGTTTTCCAGCAAACTTCGATCGAAGCCGATCGGTGTTCTTGGAGCTATGCGTTGACGCTTGCCGCGGAGCACTCGGCCTCTCTGGAGAGTAAGGTCGATTGCTCGTAGTCCTTCACCTTGTTCAGCCAAGCCATGCCGACTGGTGCTTCGGATTTCAAACAATGGTAATCCCAGACGGCGCCGAAAGGTAGCACCTTGGCTTCTTCCATCAACGCCAACCGAGCGGTGAAGTCGCCTGACTGCTCGTAGGCTATCAGCTGTTCGGTCGGTTCGAGTAAGGCCATGAGCAATGCTTTGAGCATGTTGCGGGTGCCGATGGCCCAGGCGGCGATGCGATTAATACTGGCGTCGAAGTAGTCGAGCCCAATATGGGTGCGGGCGAGATAGTCGCCGCGAACCAGTTCGAGGGCGATCGCCTGCAGGTCGTCGGTGTAGGTGACCACGTGGTCGCTGTCCCAACGCACTCCACGGCTAACGTGCAGCAGCATCTCGGGTACGTGCATCAGCACCGACGAGAACTTGTCGGCAATGCCTTCGGTGGGGTGGAAGTGTCCCGCGTCGAGGCACAGCAGTGTTTGCCGAGTGATCGCGTAGCCGAGGTAAAACTCGTGAGAGCCGACCACGTAGCTTTCGGAGCCAATGCCAAACAGCTTGCTCTCGACCGCGTCGAGATGAATCTGGGGATCGAATTTCTCCGCAAACACCTTGTCGAGCGAGTCGAGCAGGCGCAGGCGGGGGCTCTTGCGATCGGCCGGCGTGTCTTTGTATCCATCGGGGATCCAAGAGTTGGTTACGCACGCGGTTCCGGTCGCTTGCCCCATGGCGGCCCCGATCTTTCGGCACGCGATGCCATGTTCGATCCAGAAGTCACGAATCGCTTTGTCGGGGTGGGCCAGCGTGAGCCCGTCGTTCGCCTTGGGGTGGGCGAAGTACGTGGGGTTGAAGTCGAGGCCAATTTGCTGATCCTTCGCCCAATCGATCCAACCGGTAAAGTGATCGGTATCGATTTCGTTGCGATCGGGAACGTGGGAACCAAACTCGCCGTAGATGGCATGCAGGTTCAGGCGATGCTTGCCGGGGATCAACGAGTAGGCCAATTCAAGGTCGCTGCGTAACTCGTCTGGCGTGTTGGCTTTACCGGGGTAGTTGCCAGTGACGGCCAGACCACCGCCGAGCTCGTCGCCCGATTGTTCGAAGCCAACCACGTCGTCCCCTTGCCAGCAATGCAGCGAGATCGGGATGGTGGCCAACCGGGCCAGGGCTTGTTCGGTATCGACGCCGAGCGAAGCATATCGCTCACGGGCCAACTGATACGCCTGTTCTACCGACGCGCAAGAATCGCTCATAGATCACCGCCAAGTGAGAAAAGTTGAGTAGAGTGTGTCGACTACGGTTGCAGCCTACCAGGGCGGCGGTAGCGGTTTCCTTGACAATTGTGCCGCCGACTAGCACAATAGTGCCAGGATGTTTGGCCCCTGGTAGGGACGCTTTCCTGCGCTGTTCCTCTTGTCGATGCTTGGTCGGCCATGGCGATCACCCTAAAAAAACACGACTGGTTTCACGCCGATGGTTTTCCCATGGCCGTGGAGCGTCGCGACCCGCAGCAACCGTTTGGGGTGCACACCCACGAGTTTAGCGAGCTGGTCATCATCACTGGCGGGCGTGGGCTGCATGTCACCGGCGACGACTCCTGGCAACTCAGCGCCGGCGATGTGTTTGCCATCGGCGGATCGATGCCGCACGACTATTTGAACATGGATCGCTTGAGGTTGATCAATGTGTTGTTCGACCAGAACGAGTTATCGCTCGACCTGCTGGATCTCAGCTCGTTGCCAGGATACCACGCGCTGTTTCGCCTGGAACCGGCTTATCGCAAGCGGCACCAGTTCAACAGTCGGCTGCGGTTGAAACCTACCGAAGTCGCCACGGCCATCGGCTTCGTCGATCAACTGGAAGACGAACTGCAGCGTCGCGGGCCTGGGTTCCGATTCATGGCGACCGCGATGTTCATGCAGCTAGTGGGCTACTTGTCGCGTTGCTATAGCCAGTCGAACAACGCCGACTCTCGGGCGCTGTTGCGCATCGCCAGTAGTATCACACATCTCGAAACGCACTACTCCGAGTCGATCCATTTGGAGGAACTCGTCGCCATGGCCAAGATGTCGAAGCGTAGCTTCCTGCGAACCTTCGAAGCAGCAATGGGGTGCACGCCGATTGCCTACCTGATCCAGCTACGTACCACGCAGGCGGCAAAACTGCTGCGGCAGACGGATCGGAGTGTGACCGATATTGCCTACGACGTCGGCTTCAACGACAGCAACTACTTCACTCGGCAATTTCGCAAGCATTTTGGCATGTCCCCACGCACCTATCGGCAGCGCGAGTCGCTCGCCCACAATGCATGATGCCAACAGAGACGGAAGTAAGTTTGACTTTTCTGCTGGTCACCCTATTCTCTGTAGCCACGGACCCGCCCATACTTAGGCGGCTGATTATGTGTGGATAGTCAGCAAGGCGAATAAGATGAGGCCCTCTAGAGCACAAACGAGAGAACATGGGACTTTTTGACACGCTGCGATTCGGCGCCCGGGCGTTATCAATCAAATCGATGAGCACCGCCAGTCGCGAAGCGATCGAGTCGCGTCAGCACCGTCGGCTGGAGCACCTGCTGCGGCACGCGAAGGAGCACTCTCCCTATCTGGCGGAGAAGTACGCAGGCATCGATTGCGACGACTTTCAGCTCAGCGACTTGCCAACCTCGAACAAGCAGGAGGTGATGGAACACTTCGACGACTGGCTGACCGTCGACGACGTGACTCAAAGTGAAGTCGAAGAGTTCCTGGAAGATCAGGGGAATCTTGGCAAGTTGTTCAAGGACAAGTACGTGCTCGGGCACACGTCCGGTAGCTCAGGCCAGGCTCTTCTGCTGGTGAAGTCGCCACTCGACTTCGAGTTGCTGTTCGCCCTGCAGGCCGCGCGCGGGCATGCGGAGTCGCTTGATCTCAAGGAGCTACTAGTACGCTTTACCGAGCCAGTGCGACTAGCGGCGGTCACGCTGAAGCCCGGCTTCTATCCTTCGGGCTCTGCGTTCCAGTATATGCCGGAAAGCGTGCGGCAGTTCATCGAAGTGCTGCAGCTGTCGCTGAACGACGAAAACCTGGGTGCCCAGCTGGCCGAGTTCAAACCGACCCACCTTACGACGTACGCCAGCATTCTTCACGAACTGGCCCGCGATATCGAAGCGGGCGAGCTTGACCTCGGAGGCCAGCTGGAGCAGGTGGTGAACATCAGCGAGAAGCTGCTCGCTGGTCCCCGCGAGCGGTACAAGAAGCTGTTCGACGCTCCGATTTTCGACGACTACGGCATGGGCGAGTGTTTGTTCCTCACTGCGGCCTGCCAGACTACTGGTGGCATGCACGTGAACGCCGATTGGGCGATCGTGGAGGTCGTGGACGACGACAACCAACCGGTGCCCGATGGGCAGCCAGGCACTAAGGTGCTGATCACCAACCTGGTGAACCGCATCCAGCCATTCATACGCTACGAAGTAAACGACATCGTCGTGATGGCCAGCGAGCCATGTGAGTGCGCGAGCAACATGCCACTGATCGCAAGGATCGATGGTCGTAGCTCCGAGATGCTTTATGCGCTGGAGGATGGCCAGCCGGAGCCGCTCCATCCCTCGGTGGTCGAGCAGGCGGTGGGCCATTCAGGAGTAGCTCGGGAGTACCAAATTGTTCAAGAGGAGCCCGGCAAGCTACACATTCGCATCGAGCCGCTCGAAGCGAGTGTGGACCTCGACGAAGTGCGAGCCGCGATGGCCGAGCAGCTCGAAGACAATGGCACCCGAGGCCTGGAGTACACGATCGAAACGGTCGATCGTCTGCAGCCCGAGGAGGATGGCAGCAAGTTCCAACGGATCATTTGCAAGGTCGACCCACAATAAAAAAGACTCCTGGCGAGCCGAACGATGGCTCGCCAGGAGTCGTGCGTTTCAATCGAGGCTGCAGCCATGGCAGCCGGTCGCCTTACTGGGCTTCTTTGTACCACTCGACCAGGTCGTCGCGAAGCTTCTTCGCTTCGGCATCGAGGATGTACATCATGTGACCCGCTTCGTACTTCTTGACCTCGACGCGGTCCACGTACTCAGGTACCAGCATCAGGTGGTCTTTGGTGTACTTGAAGGCAAACTGAGGGGTTGCCAGGTCGTAGTAACCACAAGCGACGAACAGCTTGAGATGAGGGTTTTGGCTCATCTGGTTCCGTAGCGTTTCGCTGGCGTCGACGTAGCGGTTTTCGAAACGTCCATAGTTCCAGCGGCCAACAGCACCGCCGAGTTCGTACACGCGATCGTCTTCAAACTTCAGTGTGCCCCGCATGTACTCGTTCATGCCGGCACCGAACGCACCGGTAATCGCAGTGCTGCTGGGATCGTACTGTGGGCGATTGCTGGCATTGTCGCGATCGACGCCTTTAAACCGGCTGTCGAAGCGACCAATCGTGTTGCCTTCTTCGCGAAGCAGCTCGCGGCCAAACTCGCTCATCGATACGCGCAGGTTGTTGTCGCGAACGTAATCGGCTTCCAGGCCGGTCAACTCCGCGTAGCGGGCGATGGCCTTGTCGAGTTGCTCCTTGGGAAGCGAGGTGCCTTGCAGCAGTGCACGAGCATAGGTGCCGTAGGCAAAGTGTTCGGCCTCGGCTACTACTTCCTCAAGCGACATGCCTTGCAGCTCGTCGCTCAATTGCTTGTGGTACCAAGCAGTCGAGGTGTAGCTCGGCAGGAACAGGATGTAAGGCAGGTCGTTGTTGTCAGCAAAACGGATGGTACTGAAGTCGACCACTGGCGAGATCATCACGATGCCGTTCAGGTACATGCGATAACGATCTTGCAGGGTGCCGCTCAGACCAGCCGAGCGAACACCACCGTAGCTTTCGCCTAGCACGTACTTCGGCGAACTCCAGCGTTCGTTCTTCGTGGTGTAGTCGTGGATGAACTGGCCAACGCTACGCAGGTCTTCTTCGTAACCGTGGAACTGCTTGGGATCTTCCCCCTCGGCCGGGCGGCTGTAGCCGGTGCTCACCGGATCGATGAACACTAGGTCGGTCACGTCGAGTAGCGAGTGAGGATTGTGCTCGGTCGTGTACGGAGGGGCCGGAGTCGTGGCGTCGTCGGGCACGCGCACGCGTTGCGGACCCAACATGCCGAGGTGCAGCCAAACGCTGGCCGAGCCGGGGCCGCCGTTGAAGCAGAACGTAATGGGACGGGTGCCAACGTCAGCGTCGTCGCGGGTGTAAGCCACCGAGAAGATCTCGGCCTTTACCTTGCCGCTGTCGTCCTTCATCTGAAGCTTGCCAGTGGTGGCCGTGTACTTAAAGGTCTCACCACCGAGCGTGATCTCGTGGTGGGTGACCGAAGGTTCGGGAGTTTTAGACTCTGGTTTCTTGTCTTTCTCCTCGGCCATGGCAAATGGCGAGGCAGTAACCAGCAGGGCGAGCATCAAAAGCAGACGTTTCATGGCATGCGGGGGCTAAGAGGAAGGGCAGGGGGTGGAGGCCGTCGGTACGGTTTCCCGGATGCGGGACTAAACTCAGTAAGGATAGGCCGTGTGAGGTAGGTAGCCCACGATTTTATGGCCCAGACCGCCAGAATGCCAGTTGCCTGGGCGAAATACGGGATTTTTACTGCTTAGGAGGGGCGGGCAAAGGGTCGAGCAGCAACATCACTCGCATATCGTAGTTTTGCGACCTGATCATCGTCCCTTGGTTCCAGATCAATGCGGTATGTCCCGGTGCCCATCGCGGAATGATCGGACGCAAGTTATCAGCGGCCGAATCGCGGGTGATAGCCTGCCAAGTCCAGGTGAGGCCTTCGTCGGCCGAGGTGCCACGGTAGATTTCGTGGAACTTGGTCGACTTCCCCGTCTGCGGATCGATCGGCGTGGAGATATAGAGCGTATTCGGATCGTTCGGATCGAGAGCCCCCAGGCCGGTATAGTCTTGCTCGCTGCCAAACAGTCGGCCGCCAGCCTTTGCCAGCGGCGACACCTGCCAGGTTCCTTCGTTGCAGCGAGCGTACAGGAAGCGATGGTCCTCGATCGAGTCGTCCGCTCGCGCTTTGAACAACATGGCAAGCTGCCCGTCGGCGTAGGCTTCGAAGTCGGCCATCCAAGTGTGAGTCATCGCGACGTCGTCGTACGTGGTGCCACCAGCAAACACTTGTGTCAACTGCGTCGCATCGGCTTCGGCTTGCGAGTCGAGCGAGGTGTCGACCACCGTGCCGTCGGTGCGATGCAGTGCTCCCGCTTCGAGGTACCCGTGGTAAAGGCTGTTGTTGAAGTGTCGCGGATGTCGTTCGGTGGCAACCAGATGAATCCGGTCTTTCTGCGAGGAATACTTCAGGTACCCATTCACGTAGAAACCTTGCGCTCCCTCTGCGGCCGATGGCTTTACCAATTGTCCCGCGTACTGCCAGTGTTGCCCAAAATCGCTCGACACAATCACGTTCGGGCAGCGATGATGATTGCGCGAAATATTGACCACTTGTTGCGTGGCTGGCAGGTAGAAAAGGTTGTTGTAGGTGCAGCCAAAGTCGCAGCCCCCTTCGATGGCCGCATTCCAGTCGAACGTGGTTTCGTCGCTCCACTGGTTGGTGTCGGGGTCGTACAGGCGGAAGTAAGTGGTTGGTCCATTGTTGTGTCCCGCGTACGCAGCCAAGCATCGGCCATCTGGCAGCACAAACAGCGACGGGCAATTGTGGTCGTCGCCGCCGCCGTACGAAAGCAACCCGTGATGCAGCACGTCGATGCCGATTACCTGGCCAGTCTTCAGGTCGACGCGGGCTACCTCCACATCGCCGTCTTTGGCCTTGCCGCCCGCTCCGGCATGATTTGCCAGCGAGCCGACGTACAGCAGATGACGGTCGTTGTCGATCACCGCCCGCTCGTCGCCAAACCAACTCCAACCGCCATTGGGATTAGCGACGATAGGGGAAGCCGACGGAGTTTCCTCCGCCAGGCACCAAGGCATCGCAGCGACCCAAAATCCAAGAACCACTAAGCCAAGTGCAATGAAGCGAGTCGATTGCCAAGCGATGAAAGTCCGCATGTGTCTGCCTGGGGCTGGAGTCAACTTAAGAGAATAACCGAGCCGAACGCCGCGGGGCGGGACCAAACAGTTTCCACCTCGCAGCACGGCGATCGTGATTCTGTCGAGCATAATCGTATCGACCGCTGGAGACAAACCGTGGGTACTGGGGACCGAGGGAGATTCCTTGGCTAAGGAGTGGCAATTTGCGTCCATCTCGGCGATAATGCAGAGCTTGGGCACGGACTTGCGCAGCCGATAGAACTTATGTCGTACGCTTATCTCACACAACTTTCCGGCGAAAAAGCTGGTACTAACTTTCCCCTCGACCCAGCAGGCGAGACACTGCTCGGCCGGGGAAGCAATTGCCAAGTGCCGCTGACCGACGCACTTTGCTCGCGGGTGCACGCCCGCTTGGCGGTTTGCAACGACGGTTGGTTGCTCCGCGACGCCCATAGCCGCAATGGAACGTTCGTCAACGAGCAGAAGATCGACGAAGCGATTCTGGCCAGCGGCAATGTCATTCGACTCGGCGATAC containing:
- a CDS encoding rhamnulokinase, translating into MTKHYIACDLGAESGRVMLGRLADGKLTLEEVHRFPNHAIRVANSMRWNVLGIFEHLKEGLRILAQRGISAAGLSVDSWGVDYVWMGAGQPMLGVPHHYRDPRTTAPYQNALENIGRETIFGETGIQFMQLNTMYQMLADVEQCPELIKLADRFLTIADYLNYLFSGVAKCEVSLASTTQLYNPVAGNWSDKLIEACGLPRDAFPEIVASGTVLGSLTEEVQAETKLAAAQVIATCSHDTGAAVAAVPGEGEEWAYLSSGTWSLIGVELPEPLISEKARTENFTNEAGFGGTTRFLKNIIGLWLLQECRRSWERDGVCHDYAELNQMAEASEPFRSLVNPNDNRFLQPPDMPAAIVDYCHSTSQPVPETPGQFTRCILESLSLLYGKSLGILEELTGRTIRQLHIVGGGSQSTLLNQFAANATGRTVVAGPVEATAIGNVLIQAIALGDIRDLVELRQVVRNSLPVEYYHPQPSPELQSAIERFSDLRARR
- a CDS encoding purine-cytosine permease family protein, whose translation is MADDNSTSKGEYEREPVPDHALMGPGKFWGMYAGEHAAGTEFAIGPLFLAAGASLQDLILGLLIGNILAVLTWRFLVTPIAMSKRMTLYYQLERIGGGSMVKLYNVVNGVLFCFLAGAMVTVSATAVGVPLKIDFSVPSNLLALGKPEFTLLVIAVGAVMAVIAAAGYEMVARVANISAPWMIAIFAACGIVSMGRMEVSNYASLSEAWTNGIQFVQSVEGEKSFSFWQIVVFAWLCNGAMHFGMADLTIFRFARDKSSGWAPSIGMFLGHYMAWIAAAFMMGAAIKVAQQSGTSNALISSDGKSVIADPGMLAFQALGWTGILCVIIAGWTTANPTIYRAGLAFQGIFPKSSRVAMTLVAGAVATAAAAFPNLSQQLLGFVGTYGTVLGTMGAVIVVDYYLMRKFGLTDEYAMHSKSSFNAAVLIAWVLPVAVGLYLIFNPVEEKRIFAAYLVIPCWLVCGVLYLVLSKFMQRPVPSYDQLASK
- a CDS encoding L-rhamnose isomerase, whose protein sequence is MSDSCASVEQAYQLARERYASLGVDTEQALARLATIPISLHCWQGDDVVGFEQSGDELGGGLAVTGNYPGKANTPDELRSDLELAYSLIPGKHRLNLHAIYGEFGSHVPDRNEIDTDHFTGWIDWAKDQQIGLDFNPTYFAHPKANDGLTLAHPDKAIRDFWIEHGIACRKIGAAMGQATGTACVTNSWIPDGYKDTPADRKSPRLRLLDSLDKVFAEKFDPQIHLDAVESKLFGIGSESYVVGSHEFYLGYAITRQTLLCLDAGHFHPTEGIADKFSSVLMHVPEMLLHVSRGVRWDSDHVVTYTDDLQAIALELVRGDYLARTHIGLDYFDASINRIAAWAIGTRNMLKALLMALLEPTEQLIAYEQSGDFTARLALMEEAKVLPFGAVWDYHCLKSEAPVGMAWLNKVKDYEQSTLLSREAECSAASVNA
- a CDS encoding helix-turn-helix domain-containing protein, encoding MAITLKKHDWFHADGFPMAVERRDPQQPFGVHTHEFSELVIITGGRGLHVTGDDSWQLSAGDVFAIGGSMPHDYLNMDRLRLINVLFDQNELSLDLLDLSSLPGYHALFRLEPAYRKRHQFNSRLRLKPTEVATAIGFVDQLEDELQRRGPGFRFMATAMFMQLVGYLSRCYSQSNNADSRALLRIASSITHLETHYSESIHLEELVAMAKMSKRSFLRTFEAAMGCTPIAYLIQLRTTQAAKLLRQTDRSVTDIAYDVGFNDSNYFTRQFRKHFGMSPRTYRQRESLAHNA
- a CDS encoding phenylacetate--CoA ligase family protein, whose translation is MGLFDTLRFGARALSIKSMSTASREAIESRQHRRLEHLLRHAKEHSPYLAEKYAGIDCDDFQLSDLPTSNKQEVMEHFDDWLTVDDVTQSEVEEFLEDQGNLGKLFKDKYVLGHTSGSSGQALLLVKSPLDFELLFALQAARGHAESLDLKELLVRFTEPVRLAAVTLKPGFYPSGSAFQYMPESVRQFIEVLQLSLNDENLGAQLAEFKPTHLTTYASILHELARDIEAGELDLGGQLEQVVNISEKLLAGPRERYKKLFDAPIFDDYGMGECLFLTAACQTTGGMHVNADWAIVEVVDDDNQPVPDGQPGTKVLITNLVNRIQPFIRYEVNDIVVMASEPCECASNMPLIARIDGRSSEMLYALEDGQPEPLHPSVVEQAVGHSGVAREYQIVQEEPGKLHIRIEPLEASVDLDEVRAAMAEQLEDNGTRGLEYTIETVDRLQPEEDGSKFQRIICKVDPQ
- a CDS encoding S10 family peptidase → MKRLLLMLALLVTASPFAMAEEKDKKPESKTPEPSVTHHEITLGGETFKYTATTGKLQMKDDSGKVKAEIFSVAYTRDDADVGTRPITFCFNGGPGSASVWLHLGMLGPQRVRVPDDATTPAPPYTTEHNPHSLLDVTDLVFIDPVSTGYSRPAEGEDPKQFHGYEEDLRSVGQFIHDYTTKNERWSSPKYVLGESYGGVRSAGLSGTLQDRYRMYLNGIVMISPVVDFSTIRFADNNDLPYILFLPSYTSTAWYHKQLSDELQGMSLEEVVAEAEHFAYGTYARALLQGTSLPKEQLDKAIARYAELTGLEADYVRDNNLRVSMSEFGRELLREEGNTIGRFDSRFKGVDRDNASNRPQYDPSSTAITGAFGAGMNEYMRGTLKFEDDRVYELGGAVGRWNYGRFENRYVDASETLRNQMSQNPHLKLFVACGYYDLATPQFAFKYTKDHLMLVPEYVDRVEVKKYEAGHMMYILDAEAKKLRDDLVEWYKEAQ
- a CDS encoding BNR-4 repeat-containing protein, which gives rise to MRTFIAWQSTRFIALGLVVLGFWVAAMPWCLAEETPSASPIVANPNGGWSWFGDERAVIDNDRHLLYVGSLANHAGAGGKAKDGDVEVARVDLKTGQVIGIDVLHHGLLSYGGGDDHNCPSLFVLPDGRCLAAYAGHNNGPTTYFRLYDPDTNQWSDETTFDWNAAIEGGCDFGCTYNNLFYLPATQQVVNISRNHHRCPNVIVSSDFGQHWQYAGQLVKPSAAEGAQGFYVNGYLKYSSQKDRIHLVATERHPRHFNNSLYHGYLEAGALHRTDGTVVDTSLDSQAEADATQLTQVFAGGTTYDDVAMTHTWMADFEAYADGQLAMLFKARADDSIEDHRFLYARCNEGTWQVSPLAKAGGRLFGSEQDYTGLGALDPNDPNTLYISTPIDPQTGKSTKFHEIYRGTSADEGLTWTWQAITRDSAADNLRPIIPRWAPGHTALIWNQGTMIRSQNYDMRVMLLLDPLPAPPKQ